One segment of Enterobacter ludwigii DNA contains the following:
- a CDS encoding BglG family transcription antiterminator, producing MKVLSKRQISLVNQLAQEDGWLSTAQAAKILHISVSTLRRDVDAINDFFADKGNHILCRPGLGMRLDASEIVSLPVTSPDEHVANILKSKRLIGIITDLLTHSPTPLSITFLSDKYFISRSSIVEDLNKIDKWLGSFSLVMIKNHTGTYVEGNDYDIRMALKEIITHSVLCNYQMTDSRIDRFSRVQLIKEFGKENVANCINLITFIEDELACAISEPYYTNLFSHLLVTIRRMEKCHPHTDNEKVPVHDNKEWKVAVKAISWLEGKYTFSFPEIEINYIYQYLISSGKDTTLTNLPDNDFQDKEAVSYAINLTSDISQSLKCDLISDKTLLNSLVMHIKPMLNRLTYRIIIHNPLLDEIKKELSDVFAAVRSATIKINNYDKHDPPSEDEVAYLSVYIQAAIEKVKENKKIILVCSSGVGTSQLLYSRITKAFPDWEIVDIVPGSRLKKTLSEKKCDLIISTVRIEEMMIPVAYVSALFSAKDIIRVTETLFTERNSQEK from the coding sequence ATGAAAGTGCTGAGCAAAAGACAAATATCGCTGGTAAATCAATTAGCTCAGGAAGATGGTTGGCTAAGCACGGCTCAGGCCGCGAAAATCCTTCATATCTCAGTGAGCACGCTCAGAAGAGATGTTGATGCTATCAACGACTTTTTCGCTGATAAAGGCAATCACATACTCTGCAGACCTGGCCTGGGCATGAGGCTGGATGCAAGTGAAATAGTGTCTTTGCCAGTTACATCTCCAGACGAACATGTTGCTAACATATTAAAAAGCAAAAGACTCATTGGCATCATCACTGATTTGCTGACGCACTCACCCACGCCATTATCCATTACTTTTTTGTCAGACAAGTATTTCATCAGCCGCTCCTCAATCGTAGAGGATTTAAATAAAATTGATAAATGGCTGGGCAGTTTTTCACTTGTGATGATAAAGAATCATACGGGAACGTATGTTGAAGGTAATGACTATGATATTCGCATGGCTCTCAAGGAGATCATAACACATAGCGTATTATGTAATTATCAGATGACCGATAGTCGAATCGACAGATTTTCTCGTGTACAACTCATAAAAGAGTTTGGTAAAGAAAACGTCGCGAACTGTATCAACCTCATCACCTTCATAGAAGATGAATTAGCATGTGCAATCAGTGAACCTTACTACACCAATCTTTTTTCACATTTACTGGTCACCATCAGACGAATGGAGAAGTGTCATCCTCATACCGATAACGAGAAGGTTCCAGTTCATGATAATAAAGAATGGAAAGTTGCAGTTAAAGCAATATCATGGCTAGAGGGAAAGTATACATTTTCCTTTCCAGAGATTGAAATTAACTACATCTATCAGTATCTGATTTCATCTGGAAAAGATACGACCTTAACCAACCTTCCAGATAACGATTTTCAGGATAAAGAGGCGGTAAGTTATGCCATAAATCTGACAAGTGACATCTCTCAGTCGCTTAAATGTGATTTAATATCAGACAAAACACTGTTGAACTCTCTGGTCATGCATATTAAGCCGATGCTAAATCGACTAACTTACCGGATAATTATTCACAACCCTCTTCTTGATGAAATAAAAAAAGAACTCTCAGATGTTTTCGCTGCTGTCAGAAGCGCCACTATAAAAATAAATAACTATGATAAACACGACCCCCCTTCAGAGGATGAAGTTGCTTATTTAAGCGTTTATATTCAGGCAGCAATAGAAAAGGTTAAAGAGAACAAAAAAATTATCCTTGTCTGTTCAAGTGGAGTCGGCACATCGCAGCTTCTGTATAGCCGGATCACCAAAGCATTCCCGGACTGGGAGATTGTCGACATTGTGCCTGGAAGCAGGCTTAAAAAAACATTATCTGAAAAGAAATGTGACTTAATCATTTCAACGGTGAGGATAGAAGAAATGATGATCCCTGTGGCATATGTATCCGCTCTTTTTTCAGCAAAAGATATTATTCGCGTGACGGAAACATTATTCACCGAACGCAACTCTCAGGAGAAATAG
- a CDS encoding PTS galactitol transporter subunit IIC has translation MDIINSIISLGASVMMPVIFFIIALCFGVKIGTAFKAGMLVGIGFEGVGLVIGLLLTNIGPASQAMVERIGLQLNVVDTGWPTASTIGWGSPLMLPVVVGFIVINLAMLLLKLTKTVNIDIFNYWIFLIMGSVVYAGTGNYWLSVGITFGIFVLTLLAADLTAPYLQKNYNLKGISFPHLTCIAYVPFGIACNYIIDKIPLINKINFDPESINKKFGVFGEPLTLGFVLGLLLAFLAGYDVSAAVSLAIKVSAAMLLLPKMIEILVQGLLIVRDAAEAKLKAKFPDRDFYIGMDTALLIGEPSVLATGLLLIPMAVVLSIILPGNRVLPFVDLASLMFLLAMVTPFCKRNMFRMFISGTLIVSCILYVGTDISKEYTQAAVNSNIPVPEGMSEITNIVGGATTPVGWLAVKFGEFFSTAP, from the coding sequence ATGGATATTATCAACAGCATTATTAGTCTGGGGGCATCAGTCATGATGCCAGTAATATTCTTTATTATCGCACTTTGCTTTGGGGTAAAAATCGGTACGGCATTTAAAGCGGGGATGCTGGTCGGTATTGGGTTCGAAGGCGTCGGCCTGGTAATTGGCCTGCTGCTGACGAACATTGGCCCTGCATCACAGGCAATGGTCGAGCGCATCGGCCTGCAACTGAATGTCGTCGACACCGGGTGGCCGACCGCTTCAACGATTGGCTGGGGCTCTCCGCTGATGCTGCCTGTCGTGGTCGGTTTTATTGTCATCAATCTGGCCATGCTACTGCTCAAATTAACCAAAACGGTGAATATCGATATCTTCAACTACTGGATATTCCTGATCATGGGCTCGGTCGTGTATGCCGGAACCGGTAACTACTGGCTTTCTGTTGGCATAACATTTGGTATTTTTGTCTTAACGTTACTGGCAGCAGATTTAACCGCCCCGTATTTACAAAAAAATTATAATCTAAAAGGGATTTCTTTCCCTCACCTTACCTGTATAGCCTACGTCCCCTTTGGCATAGCCTGTAATTACATTATTGATAAGATTCCGCTTATCAATAAAATTAATTTTGATCCGGAAAGCATTAATAAAAAGTTCGGTGTATTTGGTGAGCCGTTAACGCTGGGTTTCGTACTGGGATTGCTGCTGGCATTCCTTGCCGGGTATGACGTTTCGGCTGCCGTTTCGCTGGCAATCAAGGTCTCCGCGGCGATGCTGCTGTTGCCAAAAATGATTGAAATACTGGTGCAGGGATTGCTTATCGTCCGTGATGCCGCAGAAGCAAAATTGAAGGCCAAATTCCCTGACCGTGACTTTTATATCGGCATGGATACCGCGTTATTGATTGGCGAACCTTCAGTCCTGGCCACCGGACTGCTGTTGATCCCGATGGCCGTAGTGCTGTCTATCATTCTGCCCGGTAACCGCGTTCTGCCATTTGTCGACCTCGCTTCATTGATGTTCCTGCTGGCGATGGTCACGCCATTCTGTAAACGCAATATGTTCCGCATGTTCATTAGCGGCACGCTGATCGTCAGCTGCATTTTGTACGTCGGAACGGACATTTCTAAGGAATACACTCAGGCGGCGGTTAACTCCAACATTCCGGTGCCGGAGGGAATGTCTGAAATTACCAATATTGTCGGGGGGGCGACCACACCGGTTGGCTGGCTGGCAGTGAAGTTTGGGGAGTTTTTCAGTACTGCGCCTTAA